The genomic segment ATCGGGTCCGGCTAAAATTACTTGTTGCGCGCCAGCAACGCTGTGACCAGCTCGTCGGTAATACGGCCATCCGGCGTCTGGCCCACGGACTTCTGGAAGTCCTTGATAGCCGCCACCGTCGCACGGCCCAGCTTGCCATCCGGCTCGCCTGCCTTGAAGCCATTGTTGTTGAGAATGGCCTGAATGTTGCGGATCGCCTTCTGCATATCGACAGACGATGTCTTGACCTCTTCGCCGCCGGTCCATTCGGCTGGCGGGTTGACCGAGTTCGCTTCGTCGTTGAGCGGCGTCACCTGCCATGCATCCACCTTGGCCTTGGCGCTGGCCAGTTGTTCGGGCCGCATGGCCTTGGCAACATCGTCGCGCTTCTGACCGGCATCGGCATCGCCATCACGAGCGGCAATCGCGAACCATTTGTAGGATTCCTCCAGGCTCTGGGGCACGCCGCTGCCACGAGCATAGAGAATGGCAAGGTTGAACTGGCTGTCACGGACGCCAAGGTTGGATGCCTTGATGAACCAGTCACCGGCAGTCTTGAAGTCAGGGGCACCGGCAGCATCGGAAGCCAGAAGCACGGCCAGATTATGCATGGCCCCGGCATTACCCTGGTCAGCCGCCATCTGGTAGTAGCGCTTGGCCTCGGAAAGGTTGCGCTCTACGCCGTTGGCCTTCTCATACATGTTGCCAAGGCGGTATTGGGCCGGTGCAAGACCACGATCTGCGGACAGCTTGTACCACTTGGCGGCCTCGGTGCGGTCGGCAGCAACGCCGCGACCATCTGTAAAGCGCGCGCCGATTTCAAACAGGGCCTGCCTGTCACCCTTGACCGCAGCATCCGCCAGTGATGGCGGCGTGATGCCTGCGGGAACGGCAATGATCTCTTCTAGCTGCAAAGGCTGCTGCTGGGCTTGTGGCTGTGCCTCGGGTGCCTGTGCGGCAGGGCGCAGATCGGCAATATCGGCCCCGGCGGATGGCGCAGGCGCTTCCACGGCGGGCGTTTCATCGGGCATTGGTGCCCCGCCAACCTGCCTTGTGTCGATGTCAGGCGCGGCCCGGTCGGCATCGGCCTGCATGCGCTCGCCTGCGGCGCGCGCACTTTCGTCCATCGCTTCGGTTGATGGTTCGGTCACGGCTGGCGTGACGGAGGCTGGCACGGTGACGGCTGCTGCTGGCGCAACCGGCTTTGCCTGGGTGGGCAGAACCGGCAGCATCGACATGTCGTTGTTGGCCTTCGGTTCAATCGTTGCGGCAGGAGGCGTGGTTTCGCCGCCGACGAACGACTTGATCGCAGGCATGGCCATCATCGCCAGAAGAATGGCGCCGATGCCCAGAAGCAGCGGGCGGCGGTAACGGGAAAGTGCTGAGCCTTCCTTCTGCTCGACACCCTTGCTGCTGCGCGATGGGCGCGAAGTGATGCTTCTGTCCGGTACGCTTTCCTGGGCTGCGGCCTGCGCTGCACGGCGGGCGGCGGCAATGAAGTCGGCGCGGTTGTCGCTTTCGCTCGCACCGGCGCGAGCCGCTGCCGTCTGGCTGGCACGCACGCGTTCCAGAATTTTCTTGATGTCGGGAGCGCCCGAGCCGGGCTCCAGCAGTTCGGTTTCGATATCGGCCTGCAGCACATCGACAGGGTCGAGCGCAGGTGCCGGGTCGATCTGGGTACGGGCCGAAACCTGCTCCTGCGGTGCATCTTCGGCCTTTGCCGCGCTGGATTTGAAACGGCGCGTCAGACCGGCCAGAAGCCCGCGCTTTTCCTGCGCGGCAGGCTTTTGCGCTTCCGGCGGCGTAAGCGTGTCGGTGTCGACGCCAGCCTCATGTTCGTTCTGCGCAATCAGGCCCTCTTCAGGGAAGGTGGCGGCAGGCATGCGTGCATTGCCGTCATAGTCGGCCCAGTCACGGTCGGCATCTGCCGGTGCCGCGGCTGTCGGGCGCGCGCTGCCGCGGCTGTCCAGATTGTCCAGGCGACCGGCAATCTGCACCAATGTTTCATGCAGTGCCTCGAAGGTGCGGTGCGTGCGCTCTTCGGTGTTGCGGCTCAACCCTTCCAGCTTGCGCAGGTCGTTGGCCAGCTCGGTCAAAATGGCGATGTCGCCATTGGTGGCGGTTTGCGCCAGATTGTTGCGCGTGTGGGCTTCCAGCACGGCTTCCGCCGCCTGTCGTGCCGCTTCGATAATATACTCGTCGCTCGACGCCATATACTCTTCGATCGCGGACATGCGGTCGTTCAGCTCCGGCGACATGCCGGAAACGACAGGTGTTGCCGGTGCCTGCGTCTCGTCCAGCTTGGCGGCAATGTCGCTCAGCCGGTCTTCCAGCCGCTTGAAGGCGGTGTCATAGGATGGGTTTTTGGCAGGGGCGGGCTGCGCCTCGATCTGCTCGATGCGGCGAGCGATTTTTTCCAGACGCTCGGCCAGCTTGTCATTGACCGCACCACTGCCCAGCTCGTCGATCTTGCGCGAGATATCGGTCAGAAAGCGTGTCAGTTCAGGTTGACTGGATGGGCGCTGCGAACGCTCCAGCAACAGCGAAAGCTGATCCAGCCGTTCGCCCAGCTGCGCCACGTTGCGCTCGGCAGACAGTTCCTCGATGCGGCTGGTCAGCGCATCGAGACGCAGACCAAGGGCTTCGGAAGGCTTGTCTTTTGCGCTCGCAAGGTCGTTCAGCACGTCCATCTGCGAAGAGAGCGCCTGCAAGCGGTTTTCCAGACGCTCGGCAAGGGCCGGATCGACGGAGGGTGCCGCGCGGTTTCCGGCAGCGGCAATCGCACGGCTGATTTCGTCGAGACGCTGGTCCAGACCGGAGAAATGCTCGCTATAGGCCTGATCGTTGGGCTGAACATGCTTGCCGATATGCTCTACGGCACTGGCAATGGTCAGAAGCTTTTCTTCCAGCGCACGCACGGTGGCATTGCTGCCGCTCATCGAACCCAGCTGGCTCTTGATGTCATCCAGCCGGTAGGCCAGCGCCACGATTTCATCCTGAAGCGGAACGGTGTCGAAACCGCTCAACCGGTCGTCCACGCTGTTGAAGCGGCTTTCCATGCGGTGCAGGCTGTCTTCGCGGGCAACCTGGTCCATCAGGCTGCGAAGCTCTTCGAATTCGCTGCGCAGAGCCTCGACATCAGGCGACGTCGTCTCGCCCATGCGGTCGATGCTGGCGGCCAGCCGGGCGACATCCTCGCGGATGTCCTCGGCGAAATCCTGGGTTTCGGCAAAAGTGCGGATGTTGCGCAGTTCGGAACGCACACCCTGCATTTCGCGGGCAACGCCTTCGGAAATCTCGTGCTTCAGTTCCTGACGCAGGCTGACCAGCGCTTCAGCCACTTCGCGCAGCGCCGCATCACTCTGATTGGGTGCTGCTGGGGCTGGGGCAGGCGGCGCACTGCGCTCGTAACGGGCTGTGGGACGCTGGCGGGCTGGGGGAATGGCGGTCGAGGCACGGTATTCGCGCTCGCTATAGCGGTGGTCCAGTTCCCGTTCAGCGGAA from the Agrobacterium vaccinii genome contains:
- a CDS encoding peptidoglycan-binding protein, which produces MNGLRSNSQQHSDRSSLDALNRTIEGLEARIEDLLGAKPTRSPYESAPARTETERTANAARPASKPRFDPVNEIRQRQQALDARWERQQTEAPRGTDLSAERELDHRYSEREYRASTAIPPARQRPTARYERSAPPAPAPAAPNQSDAALREVAEALVSLRQELKHEISEGVAREMQGVRSELRNIRTFAETQDFAEDIREDVARLAASIDRMGETTSPDVEALRSEFEELRSLMDQVAREDSLHRMESRFNSVDDRLSGFDTVPLQDEIVALAYRLDDIKSQLGSMSGSNATVRALEEKLLTIASAVEHIGKHVQPNDQAYSEHFSGLDQRLDEISRAIAAAGNRAAPSVDPALAERLENRLQALSSQMDVLNDLASAKDKPSEALGLRLDALTSRIEELSAERNVAQLGERLDQLSLLLERSQRPSSQPELTRFLTDISRKIDELGSGAVNDKLAERLEKIARRIEQIEAQPAPAKNPSYDTAFKRLEDRLSDIAAKLDETQAPATPVVSGMSPELNDRMSAIEEYMASSDEYIIEAARQAAEAVLEAHTRNNLAQTATNGDIAILTELANDLRKLEGLSRNTEERTHRTFEALHETLVQIAGRLDNLDSRGSARPTAAAPADADRDWADYDGNARMPAATFPEEGLIAQNEHEAGVDTDTLTPPEAQKPAAQEKRGLLAGLTRRFKSSAAKAEDAPQEQVSARTQIDPAPALDPVDVLQADIETELLEPGSGAPDIKKILERVRASQTAAARAGASESDNRADFIAAARRAAQAAAQESVPDRSITSRPSRSSKGVEQKEGSALSRYRRPLLLGIGAILLAMMAMPAIKSFVGGETTPPAATIEPKANNDMSMLPVLPTQAKPVAPAAAVTVPASVTPAVTEPSTEAMDESARAAGERMQADADRAAPDIDTRQVGGAPMPDETPAVEAPAPSAGADIADLRPAAQAPEAQPQAQQQPLQLEEIIAVPAGITPPSLADAAVKGDRQALFEIGARFTDGRGVAADRTEAAKWYKLSADRGLAPAQYRLGNMYEKANGVERNLSEAKRYYQMAADQGNAGAMHNLAVLLASDAAGAPDFKTAGDWFIKASNLGVRDSQFNLAILYARGSGVPQSLEESYKWFAIAARDGDADAGQKRDDVAKAMRPEQLASAKAKVDAWQVTPLNDEANSVNPPAEWTGGEEVKTSSVDMQKAIRNIQAILNNNGFKAGEPDGKLGRATVAAIKDFQKSVGQTPDGRITDELVTALLARNK